The DNA segment GTAGTAACTATAGGAGCGGTATCCGAATTGCCCAGCAGCAATAAATGGGCTTGTTCCCAGTAGGACTCGCGGAATTTTTTCGCCTTTAATCTTCATTAGTTGAACTTGGCAAACCGAATGAAACGGCCGAAGCATCGCAAGGGGAATACTCATTTTGAACTACTAACCCACGCAGGGGTTGACACTCGTTCACCTACATTACATAACTTGTTTTTCAAAATTTACTCTTGACCCCTATGATGTTTAATTTCAGTAATGGCTAGAATTTGATGTACTTCATGAGGTTTACGCTGAGGAAATTATTAGCACGATGGACGATCTTAGATTTTAAATCAATAAGAACTAATCCTAAGTTACGGATCACAAACTGCTTTTTAGTGTAATGAATAGCATCCTCGGCAAATCCGACATCCGAGACTATGGCTAACCAAGTCCATTTAATCTCGTTTTCTTCCATATATTTCATCGCCGCATCTACTGCCAATAGAACTTGGCCTATGTCTACTTGGGTTTCAGGTTTACCGCAGATAACCATCGTAGCAACTTCCCAGTTAGGATTAAGCAATCTTTCATAAAGTCTTGAAAACAACCAGCCGCTAAAATGCGTATTTCCCCTTATCAAAAGATCGATTTTCACTCCATGAACATCAACGTTGCTTTCTGACCTGTACCAACTAGCTACCATAAGGTTCTTCATGATTCTCTTTCTTAGGGATTCAATGAATAATGCCCTATCGACAGTTTTCGCCGGAGTGAAAAACTTTCATTCCCCCGCATATATTCCTGCCTCGTAGTTTCTATACATTTCTATAAAAGAAGTTTGTAAGGCGCTTAGGAAAATTGTAGTTTAATACATTCCACGATGAATTATATCCTTCATGATGCGTCTTGGCGGTGGGGGAGGTATAAAATCAGGATAGCCAACTGGGATTATTGCCATCACTTCTATTTCGTCTGGAATGTCTAGCAGATTTTTAAGAGCTTGTTTATCAAAAAATTTTCCGAGAATGGTATTCGAAAGGTCAATCCACGCAGTCCCCAAACCTAGGGCGTGGGCGGCGAGTAACATGTTCTGGATTGCAGCCGCAGTATCGATTTCATAAGATTCGGATTTAGCTGGGTCCGCGCAGACGATTATATGAATTGGAGGGACTTCCAGCTGGGCTCTAAGCGCATCCTTCATTTTTTCTATTTTTTCTTTAAATTGGGCGGGGTCATCTACGCGATCCGCGTGCTCCGATTTCGGAAGCTCTTCTGCTTCTCTTAAATACCCATTCACGTATAGTTCGGCAATCTTACGTCTGTCCTCCTTGTCGTTTACGACAATGAATTCCCAAGGTTGCTTATTAGCTGCTGAAGGCGCCCAACGTGCAGCATCTATCATCATCATTAAAGGCTCGGATGAAACATCCTTAGGCTTGAATTTCCTTATGGTTCTCCTTGTTTTTATAGCCTTGAAGACATCCATGGATTTCTCTCCATTGAAATAGATTGGAATCCTCTTTTTAATCGCTTTTATAAGGAGAATTCTCGCAATTTAAACTCTAGTTAGCGGACTACCTCTTCAACATCTCTATACCATTGTTTTTTGTCGCCGATTTTAGCTCGCATCGTCCACCCCATGGATTTAGGCTCCCTCTCGATTTGCATTAAAAGCTGATCAATTTTTGTGATTACATCAGTCTTGTCGTTTTCCGTAAGGAGGCTATAGTTGGGAATGAAGCTTTTGACTTTTTGTAGGTTCATTGTTACTGTTCTCCATAAGCCCCAATCATTTGCGCAAAGTTTTGCTAAGTATCCGGCGTTCACCGTTTCTTTGTCCGAATTCCCTACCTCATGCTCTCTGAGAAGCATAATCGTGTCAATGATGTCCTTTTCATTCAATTTTACTATCTGCATTTTTTCCAGCAACATGTCCACTAGCGAGATCGTCGGATAATCGATTTCAAGTCGACCTTTAAAGTCTATATCGTGACACATTTCAAGTTTATCGAAGAAGACGTCTGATTGGCGATGGTTGGTTGAATCGATGAAAATAAGTCTTTTCCCGCCGAACAGCATTTTGATCATTCTGTCAGTTTGGTATCCTAATCCCTCAAACAGTTTTTCAATATCTTTACGCTGCTGGCTATATGCCATGAAGTCTATATCTGAGAGAACTCTGCCTAACGCGTCTTGAATATGCCCGAAGTTTGGGCAATGGATCCTAAAGGCAATGGCCCCCATTAGCCTTAATTTGATGCCTCTTTCTTTAGCAGCTTCAAGAATACGACTTGCTTCTTTTATGAAATCTTCATGCGGCGTATTTGGACGATTGGTCATTATGTATTCACACCAAATAGATTACGTGGAAAATAACAATTATTCGCTGATATAAAAGACCTTTTCTAACCTTCAACCTTCCAGTATCTTTCAACTCCTTTTTCACTAAGGTCTATGATAAATCCTCTGAGGATCCCCTCTGTATACTCTGAGCCTGGATTAAGAACTATGGTTTTACCAATTACGTCAGATGCGAAGGATTCATGGATGTGTCCATGCAAGCCCAGCATTGGCTGTCTTTCTTCTACGGCTTTTCTTATTGCCTTACCTCCTACATGCTCAAAAACTGGATCGCCGAGGATGTAGACTGGTTTTAATTTTTTGTCAAGTTTCGGAGCCAAGTCAAGTCGGGTATTATATGGGGGGCAGTGGAAATTATAAATCGCCTTGCTGTGATCTTTTACCTTTTCAACTTCTGCTTTGACCTTTTTCTCTAATTCTCCTTCTGAGCATTCTCGTGGCGTATTCCAAGGGGTTGGATTAACATAGTCTAAACTAATCATTTCATAGTCGTAGCACAGGTTTATCACTTTGCCCAGCGGATAGATAATGCCTCTGTCCTCGTAGGATTTTATAACCTCGTCGATTGCAAATTCATCGTCGTTTCCAGGCATTACTAGGACGGTTTTCTCCTTGGTATTTACCTTTTCGATAATAAACTCCATCCAAGTCTTAATTCGGGCCCGCATCAAATCTATAAATAATTGGTCCAATTTCTTTGGATTTTTTTGCAATTCTAAAACATCTTCGGGCGTGCATACGTAAGGATAATAACCTGTAAACTTAATTTTCTCTTCCATTTCATGAACTTCTGTTTCACTTTTTAATCTCCATTCTCTTCCAAAAATTGAGCAAGTATATGTGCCATCTTTCTGTTTGATTATTGGCACAATCGACTTGCCAGTTAAATCTCCAGACAGAATCAATATGTCTGCCCCATGAACGAGTGGGACGTTAGCCCATTTCCTCCATACTTGGTCGCTACCATGGACATCTGTAGCAAAATATATTCTCACCAATAAGCACTGCCCTCCGAATTAATGCATGTTTTAAAAAAAGGAAGTAGGGATGTTTAAGAATGTTTCGTTTATGCTGGCGGGATCTCGGCATATATGGATTTAACATCAATGCCTTTCTTAGTGTTGTATACGTAATACCCTACAAAGATGATGGCGCCAAGCATCATCCACATAGCTTGCGTGAACATATCACGCATGCTCAGCCACGTTGCACAGACCAGCCAGAAATAGAAGTTAAGCCCGAAGCCAACGATGCCACAGATAGTCAGCACTGGAACGCCGCCGATTTCAAACCTTAATCCCTTTTCATATACGTCCTTACGTACATATGGTGTTAATGCAGCGGCGAGACAGCCGAATGACACCAGTACTTGGTACAACATTGTGGTATCCATGGCTGCTATGTAAGCTCCTGCAACTCCTAACTCAAGGAAGTAGCAGAGGATAACAGCTATTGCACCGCCGATAATGGTTAATGTGTTTGCCCAGTATGGGGTGTGGAATCGTGCGTCTACGGCGGCAAATGTTTCAGGGAAGAATCGATCAAAGGACCAAGAGAAAATCAATCTTGAGCAAACAACGAAGAAGGCTGGGATGTCGTTCATCAGCCATATTGCTGCGGTTACTGCAACGAATAGTTGGAGTGCTACATTACCTGGAGCTAGTGCTGCAGCAAAACTTGGTAGATATCGTGGTGGAGGATGTGTGATAATTGCTTGTAGATCGGTTAGGAAGTTCTTGTGAACAAAGCAGTACAAGGGTATGAAGTCGCCGTACGCCTTATACACAAGTGCTGAGCATCCAACGTAGTATCCTATGATACAGACCGTCCCAAGTATCATTGCAATAACCATGCTTCTGCTTGGGTTCTTAATTTCACCACCGACATATGCGGCAGCTGTGAACCCGATATATGCCCAGATCGCGGCAACTCCCGCCGCCATTGTGGAATCCATACTAAATGGAGCTATAGGAAATGCTGGATGGTCTTTGTGGGCATAAGCCAATGCTACTATCTTATCCCATGATCCAGCTCCCCATGTCGCGTCCCAAAGCGGTTTAGCCGCCACGGGGGTTCCTGCGGCACTCAGTAGGAAAATTGTGGCGAAGCTGCCCACAGCGGGAATTACTAACAATGTATTTACCAGATAGCCATAAGACCTCATTCCAAAGTATGCCAAACCAGCGAAGATAATTAAGAGTATGAATCCACCGACAAGCATCGTAGGAACATCTGAAGCCATTGTGGATCCTAATGTCAGCCATGCCGTGTTTCCAGTTGCAGCGCCAGCTATTATGAGGCAGAGACCCCAAACTGCAATATCGTAGAAACAGATAATGCCAAGCGACAATACCTCGGTAAACCAGAAACCCCAGCTTGATAGGAAGCCGATAGCTGGGTTTAGAGCTCTTGTAATGTAGATATAGTCTCCGCCCGTGCGAGGCATGCTAACTGCTAACAAAGTGTAACATATTGCCGTCAAGATTACGGGAATGGCTACGATGGCGAATGCAAGTGGTACGTTAGCTCCGGGATTATTATACGAAGCTTCAACCATGAGCCTGTTGATGCCACCGCCGATGGTGTGGCTTAAGCAGAGCGACATTGCGGTGAATGGTCCTACTTCCCTGACTAGCCCTGAAGCCCTTCTGACAAATATTGTCGGTTTGACTTCTTCAGCCAATTTTTTCCTTTCCCCTCTCCTTTTAATGAGTTATCTTTTTAGACCGAGAGGGGTATTTAGTTTTTTGGGTATCTTATTTTATATGCGTGAGGGATGGGCTGTGGGTCCATTATCGCTAGCGATACGGAAGGGTAAGCCAGAGTTAACTGATCTTGTTCATTTTATCAGCGTGCTTGATGGTTTTCGAGTTGGTCGAAGTGTGAAATTGAGAGACCTCGACCGGTATACTAAGAAATTGCATTTAACTGATATGGGTAGAGCCTGGAAGTCTCTTCGGCGTGATTTAGATGCTATTGCAAACTTGCCCTCTTATTCTCCCCATATGTTATCTTATGTTAATCTTTTAGTTTTCCTTCGTTTTCTAATGGGCATTAGTTTCACATTGTTAATTGCTCTTTCTTTACTAGTTTTCATTGGAAGATTAGAACTTGAGCAGCCCCCGTTTACCTTTACAAATATTTTCGTTGGCTTGCTCGCTTTTGCAAACATCGTGTTAGTTATTCGGTTTTTTGTCAGAGAAAAGGTTAGGGGCTTTTACGAGAGTTCTGTAAGCAGATATCGGGGTAAAATAGCTCATCTAAGAGAAGTTAATCAGGTTTTAATTAACCAACTTAGCGAAAAGATCCGTAAGGCTAATGAAAACCCCAAGAAGTACAAGTTAACTCTTTATAACATTGACTATGAAGGGATCAAAGTTTTGAAGAAACCGGGTTGGTTGCGGGAGCACTATGTTGCAATTCCAATAGTAGGTAAAGCTGATTAACTTTTTTTGGATTAAGTTATTTTACTTCCTTACTTACGATTGCAAACAACAGTACGGATATCAGTATCGCAACAAAAGTAAACTCTTCTATGATTAGGTTATAGAAGGAATGAGCCAGAACAGCCCCTATGAAACTTGCAACAATGAATAAACTTGAGCGTCCTTCAACCTTCTTGCCAATTCCATATCCACCTAAACCTGTGGAACCCGCATGAAAGAAAGTCGCAGAAAAAGCCCTCCAAAGACTGGTCAGTAACCATTGGGTAAACCCTCCAGAGAGTAGAGCTGACGCTTCAAAAAGAAGGTTCTCTGCAGCGGAAAATCCTAGGCCTGAAGCTGAGCCGTAAACTATGCCATCCTTAGCTCCGTTAATGACACCATGGCCACGGAGTCTCAGCACACCCATCGGTTTTAAACCCTCCTCAACTAAAGGAGCTACGATTAAAGCTGTGATTTCAGCTGGTTCCAGGTCTAAAAACCTGAAGCCCATCCATCGTATAATTATAGAACTAGCCATTTCAATGATTAAGGCTAATATAGAACAGACTACAGCTCCGTAGACAAATGTTAAAAAGATGGTTCTGAAGGGTGCATGTCCAAAGTGCTCACGGCGCCAGACATAAAATAGTAAACAGAGAGAAGGTGCGAAGGCAGCTACGAGGAATGCTATAATAAATTCCAGTGGGGTCATGGGCTTCTCAATACTTAATTAGCTTAAACGATAATAAATCACCTTGTGAGTTGTTTCGCTAGGTCTTCGGGGTTTTCTTTTATTACTTTTAACGCTTCTGAGTCATTTAAGCCCGATCCGAGGGCTATTTGGTATGCTTGCTTCTGAGAAAGAAATTCGGTTGGTTCGTGAAGGTCGGTATTTAGGATCATTTTCGCTTCCGTCTCCTTTGCGATTTTCACTACGTGTCCATTGGTGAGGCAGTGTCCCTTTCTAGCAGATAACTCGATGTAAATATTATTTTTCGCAGCTAGGGCCGCGTCAACTTCGCTTAATAAGCCTGGGTGGGCGAGGATGTCAACTTCTTCACAGATTACTGCTGCGTGGTTGGTTCCGCGTTGTACTGGCTCAACCAGGGTTTCTCCATGGACTAAGATGAGCTTTGCTCCTAATAGCCTTGCGCGACGGGCTAATCCATTAATGCTTCGCAGTGGAATGTGGGTTAACTCTACGCCAGGAATGAGTTGCACTGAAGAATGTTTTTTCAATTCTTTAGCAGCGGTGACCAATCTTGGGATAATAAATTCCAAATTTGAGGCATCAGCATGGTCAGTAATTGCCACCACACTATAACCCATTGCCTCTGCCCTCCGAACAATCTCACTGGGTAAGAGAACGCCATCACTGAATAACGAATGGATATGCAAGTCAATTCTGTTCCCCAGTTTCCCCATTTTCATCGAATCAAGCCTTCAAGATAGTTTTTAACGCTTTAATGAAACGTTCATTTTCTTCTTTTAAGCCTATACTTACACGGATATATTCTCCATCAAGCCCTTTTGCACCGGTGCAATCTTTTACTAAGATGCCTAGGTTACTGAGTGCGTTTACAATTTCGGTTGAACTATGGCGGGATTCGGTTACGTCGATTAGGATGAAATTAGCTTCAGAAGGGAAAGCTCGGATTTTTCTTATTTTCGCAAGCTCTGAATATAGGTATCTTTTCCACTTCCTTATCAATCCTCTAGCCCTTATTGCATGTTGAATATCGTCTAATGCTGTGATGGCAGCTCTTTCCGCTAAGAGGCTTACGTTGAAAGGTAATCTAACACGATCAAGGTAATTTATTATTTCTGGGGACGCGAGGACATAGCCAACTCTTAATCCTGCTAATCCCAGAAACTTTGAAAACGTCCTCAGTATGATAACATTTTCATATTTTTGAACTAGGGGGATAAGGGTTTTCGCCGAAAACTCGGCGTAGGCTTCATCGATGACCAGTAGCTTACCAGTTAGGGCGAGTTCTTCAGCGTCATTTTCTAATATAGCGCTTCCAGTTGGATTGTTGGGACTGCAAATAAAAATTAACTTTGTACGTTGCGAGATTGCTTGTTTAATGCCCTCTATGTCCCAATAGAATTTTTTTCGCATTGGGATGAAAATTGGTTTCCCCTCCGCGAGTTTCAAAACTTTTTCATAAACCTCGAAGGTTGGAACTGAGATTATTGCTTCATCGCCTGGGTTAACAAAAGTCTTAATCAACAAGTCTATCGCTTCGTCGGAGCCGCTTCCAACGATTACGTTCTCAGGCTTAAGTGAAACGTACTTGGCGATCCTCTGGCGTAGTTCCACGTAACTAGGATCAGGATACCTGTTCACCATCGTCGTTGCATCAATTATTGCTTGAACAACTTTGGGGGATGGTCCTAGGGGATTTTCGTTAGCGTGCATTCTGATTACGTCTTTCTTCATGGGCGTTGGTGGCTTGCTTATTGGGAAATATAGTTTAGCCTCTTTTGCAGAATGCCTAACGTAACTCTCAACCCTAATCAAAGTCAATCCTCCAGAATATGTTGAATAGCGTTTAAGCGTTTATAACCAGTAGCCTTTAATATGCCAAGTTTAAAAGAAGCGTTGAAAGGGGTTTTCTTGAATTTAAAGGGAGTCTGTTATTTTCGTGAGCTACCAACGACTTAAGTCGTTGGCTTCCTCCTTCATTCAGCCGTTTGTAGGCGGAAGGCTGTACATCCTTCCAAGCTACGGGCTTGGTTACGCACCGCAGCTCTCTCAGCCAAACGATGCACGGATTTTTCAGAGGCGTTTCCCTTGAGGATTCGGACTACCCTCAGCCCTATTCATCGAAAAAATAGGCTGGGGGAGAAAATATAAGAAATGTTCGCTTTCATCCCACCCCCTAAAGGACGTGGGATTTCCCGCTCACGGATTTAAATGTAGTTCAACTAATTTTGCTAATGTCTTCTCATAGATTTTGACGCTTTTCAAAACTTCAGAGATTGCAATATGCTCGTTGGGAGCGTGGTCGAGGTGCGAATCCCCTGGGCCATAGGTGACTACGGGTATTTTCAACTGATTTCCCAATATGTTCATGTCTCCTGTTCCAGTTTTTCGAAGTAGCTTCGCAGGCTTCCCTGTAACTTCTCTAATAGCCCAAGTTAAAGCGTGAACAAGCTTTGATCTACCGTTAGTTTCAAATGGCTCATTTTGGTCTAAAATTTTTAGATTTATGTTAACTTCTGGATTCGCTAAGTGAAACTGTTGAAGGACAGTTTGGGCTTCATTTTTTATATCTTCACACTTAAACGGAGGAGGCACTCTGACATCGATGTGAATTTCGCATATGCCCGGGATAATATTAAAGTTGGTCCCTCCTCTAATTTTGGTTAGGCTTGTTGTAAGGGAGTAAAATAGACTGTTTCCCTTCATTTTATTAGATAGCGAAGTCTCAAGGGTTTTCCAGACTTCAAATGCTTTTTCAATGGCGTTTGTATACATCCAAGGGGCACTGGAGTGTCCTGAGGGGGTTCGACATGTAATTTTGAAGTGTAGGCTTCCTTTATATCCAATGGTAATGTTTTGGACTCCACTAGGTTCTCCGAATATTGCGTAATGAATAGAAGAGGGCTTTTTCACGAAATATTTAATTCCTCTACTCTTCCTCTCCTCATCAACAACCCCTGCAATGAGCACTCTACCTTGCGAGCTATGGGCTGCGAAATTAGCGCCTGCCACTATCATGGATGCAAGGGAAGCCTTCGCGTCAACCGCTCCCCGACCGTAAAGGAAGCCGTTTTTAACTTTAACTGGTATAAAACCTGGGACTGTGTCTAAGTGGCTGCAAAGCAGGATGGTTGGATTTCCCTCCCCAATAGAACCGACCAGATTTCCAATTTCATCTATTTTGGTGTCGTAACCCAGTTCTTCTAATTTAGAAAACAGGAATTCGGTTAGTTTGGTTTCCCTTCCTGAGGGGCTGTATATTTCAAGCATTTTTGTGAGGAGGTCGATAACATAATTTTGCATCGATTTCCTTCCGTTGGTGAGATGGTTTTACGCTAAAATAAGATAAATGTTCATTCAAGTTAGCGTTTTAATGTTTTGCCAGATTTACCGCGTAGTCGATTATTAAACCTTGGATGTTAACACCTGTTGTTGGGACAGTATTTTTGAACTCCACGGTATTATTAACCTCGTGAACGAGAAGCCCTTCTGGACTTTCCATACAGTCTATTCCGAGAACTCCTCCACCTACAGCCTTCGCAGCTTTTAAGCTAATTTCCTCTAGCTCACTGGTTATGGGACAAGCCACGGCTTTTCCACCTAAGGCGGTATTAGTTTTCCACTGTCCGGGCGCTGAGTACCTATAGATTGCTGCTACTGCTTCATCTCCAATAACCACGGTTCTGATATCCCTTGGAGGGCGATTAACCTTTGGTTGAACGTAGAAGATTTGGTACAACGGAAACATATAGGATCTGTCTTCCATGATGGCTTCTGCGGATTCTCTGTCGTTTAAAAGGGCGACTAATCTCCCCCAACTTCCGGTAACCGGTTTAAGCACTGCTGGATAGCCGACTACAGTGTCCAGTGCGCGTAACGCGGATTCAGGTGAAAACGCCACGATAGTTTTAGGTGTTGGTACTTTGGCGTTCATAAGGGCTAATGTCGTTAGCAACTTGTTGCCACAGGTTAACGCAACATCTAGAGGATTGATTACAAGTTTTCCTTTAGCTTGAAGAATTGCTGTGAGATGTACTGCTCGGTAATAGCCAACGCACCTTTGTAAAATTACATCTCCAAATTCTGGTCCGCCGTCGGTGTTAACACTGAGAAAGAGGTTATCAGTGTCTATTGGCGTTATGTTGATTCCTTTATCCCTTGCGGCTTTAATAAGCGCCTTTTCTTCCCAGCGGATTACATCATAGAGCAGCCCGATTGTGGTCACTCAGGCTACTCTCCCCAATCTTCTCCTTCAACACGGGCTACTTTTATCTCTGCATGGTCTCCTTGAATACTGCAAACTTCGAATTCTAAGCCACAATCTGGGCAGCTGACCAGCTCTCCTGGCATCACATCTTTAGGTAGGTTAATTTGAGCTTCGCATTCTGGACATTTGGCTTGCATCCTCATTTATCCCTCCAGTAGACAATCCTTTGCTGCTTTTCCTCCGCGACTCTTCTTATCACCTCGAAGATGAATGTAGTTATTTTGATGCACAAAAATAAGGATATCGTACTCGATATAAATTTTTTCGTAAAAAAGGTATATTTTCAGTACCAAGCTTTCAAGACTATTAATGTATTTGTATCTTTAATCCCGTTTACATGCCGAATTTCATCGATGCATTTATTAATGGCAGCAATATCCGTACCCGAGATTACAGCTGCAACGTCGTATTGCCCAGTAACCTCATACACCACTTCAACTCCGTTTATTGCTCGGATTTGTTCTGCTACCTGAGGTGTCGGTATGGAAGGTGTTGTGGAAACTAGTGTTACCGCCTTTATGCCTTCTTTAGCGGCTACCTCAATTGAAAAGCGTTTTATAACCTCATTTTTCACGAGATTTTGTATTCGCTTTCTGACTGCTCCTTCAGATAACCTAACAGCTTTTGCGATTTTTATGTAGGGGGTTCTAGAATCCTTCTTGAGTATGCTTATTATTTTTTCATCGATTTCGTCCAAGCGGTTTCACCTTGTGGTGCATCAATCATGGAGATTTCGCCTTATTACGAATTCTGGGTCAAAACTTAAAAACTAGTTATGCTGAAGCTTTATTCTTTCTTCTTCGGATATGATGTTTTTAAGCACATTAACAACTGTGTCAATTTGGGTTTTTTCGATAATTAGGGGTGGCAGAAATCTAAGCACGGTTTTCCCTGCATAAAGTAGGATAACTCCTTGGTTAATAGCTTTTGATAATATGTCTTGAACGTCAAAACGGAGTTCCATGCCAAGCATTAATCCAAGACCACGCAGTTCCCTTATGATTTTGGATTGTTCCTGAAGTTGAGAAAGTTGTTTCTTAAAGTATTCTCCAATTACTGCAGCTCGCTCAACAAGTTTTTCTTCCAGGATAACATCGATCGTGGCGCTGGCAGCAGCGCATGCAAGTGGATTGCCTCCAAACGTGCTTGTATGCTCACCCATCTTAAGAGAGGACATAATATCTGCGGTAGCGAGGGTTGCACCCATCGGGATTCCTCCCGCAATCCCTTTGGCTACGCACATCACATCGGGCACAACACCCCAATGTTCAGAAGCCCACATCTTCCCGGTTCTTCCTAAACCTGATTGTACTTCGTCGAAGATCAGTAAAATTTCTCGTTCATTGCATAATTTTCTCAAAGCTTCTAAGAAGCCGTTAGGGGGGACGTGAATGCCACTTTCGCCTTGGATTGGTTCGATGAGAATCGCAGCTGTTTTTTCAGATATGGCTTCATCTACTTTCTCAATTTTTCCAAATGGGACAAATTTAAAGCCTGGTACGAGCGGTTCAAAAGGTTCCCTATACTTTGGGTTCCAAGTTGCTGAGAGGGCGCCTAATGTTTTTCCATGATAGCTTCCGGTGAATGCGATTATCTCATTTTTTCCAGTGTGTTTTCTGGCGAGTTTAATTGCACATTCTACAGCTTCGGCACCACTGTTGCAAAGGTAAATCTTTTCAAGTCCTCGGGGGCTGATTTTTACCAGCCTTTCAAGGAGTTCCACACGTGTTTTATTGTATAAGGAGCCGTGGCACGTAATTAGCTTCTCAACTTGGTTATGAATAGCCTCCACAACTCTGGGATGGCAATGACCAACTAATGAAACACCGTAACCACCCATACAGTCAATGTATCTCTTTCCATTAATGTCCCAAAGGATAGCACCGGACCCTTTTTCGATAACTAGGTTGAATTTTTGGTATACATGCGCCGTATGGGCGTCTTCAGTTTCAATGATGGTTTTTTCGTTCAAGGGTAGATCACTGTGCCTGTGGAATGTGATAGAGCAGAGGAGATCGGATTCTTCTCCATTCCTGAAGCGATTATGGCTTCTTTAACTCCCATGTTAAGGGCTTCAATTGCGGCGTAAACTTTCTTTTTCATTCCATGGCCTATTTTTGGAAGGCCAATTCTGGCTTCTTGTGCATTTATTTTAGATATTATCTTGTTGTTAATGTAAATTCCCGGGACATCGGTGAGGAAAATTAAGTGATCGACTTTTAAAGAGCCGGCAATATAAGCAGCGGCTCGGTCGCTGTCGACGTTTAACGCTTCAAACTCTTCGCTTATGGCAACCGGAGCAATAACTGGGAGGTATCCATGTTGGAGTATAAATTCAAGTATTTTTGTATCAACTAGGTTAATCTTGCCAGTGTATCCGCCGTCTATGATTCTTTTACGTCCCTCCTCGGTTACAATAACTAGCTTTTTCTTCCTCTCAGCTTTCAGAAGCGCCCCGTCAACGCCTGAAATGCCGATTGCGGGGATTCCATGGCCTAACAGTGTTATGACAATTTCTTTATTAATTTTCCCTGCCATTACCATCGTGAAGATTTCGGCGGTTTCTTTATCCGTGTATCGACTTCTCATCCCGTCAGGTGAGACTATAAACTGTTGGGTTTTCCCCATTTTCTCTGCGATTTGGGTAACTTCAATTGCTCCGCCGTGGACTAGAACTACCTTATGGTGTTCGTGAGCGCTTTTTAAATCGTCTAGGAAATCCGCTGAAACTCCGGTTTTGATTGTGCTTCCTCCAATCTTAACAACTAGGGTCATTCTTGATCACATCGGGTGGTATCCAGGGTGTTCTAAGCCTGTTTTTTCTTCGATTCCAAGTATT comes from the Candidatus Bathyarchaeota archaeon genome and includes:
- a CDS encoding lysine biosynthesis protein LysW produces the protein MQAKCPECEAQINLPKDVMPGELVSCPDCGLEFEVCSIQGDHAEIKVARVEGEDWGE
- a CDS encoding Lrp/AsnC family transcriptional regulator gives rise to the protein MDEIDEKIISILKKDSRTPYIKIAKAVRLSEGAVRKRIQNLVKNEVIKRFSIEVAAKEGIKAVTLVSTTPSIPTPQVAEQIRAINGVEVVYEVTGQYDVAAVISGTDIAAINKCIDEIRHVNGIKDTNTLIVLKAWY
- a CDS encoding [LysW]-aminoadipate/[LysW]-glutamate kinase → MTLVVKIGGSTIKTGVSADFLDDLKSAHEHHKVVLVHGGAIEVTQIAEKMGKTQQFIVSPDGMRSRYTDKETAEIFTMVMAGKINKEIVITLLGHGIPAIGISGVDGALLKAERKKKLVIVTEEGRKRIIDGGYTGKINLVDTKILEFILQHGYLPVIAPVAISEEFEALNVDSDRAAAYIAGSLKVDHLIFLTDVPGIYINNKIISKINAQEARIGLPKIGHGMKKKVYAAIEALNMGVKEAIIASGMEKNPISSALSHSTGTVIYP
- the lysX gene encoding lysine biosynthesis protein LysX produces the protein MTTIGLLYDVIRWEEKALIKAARDKGINITPIDTDNLFLSVNTDGGPEFGDVILQRCVGYYRAVHLTAILQAKGKLVINPLDVALTCGNKLLTTLALMNAKVPTPKTIVAFSPESALRALDTVVGYPAVLKPVTGSWGRLVALLNDRESAEAIMEDRSYMFPLYQIFYVQPKVNRPPRDIRTVVIGDEAVAAIYRYSAPGQWKTNTALGGKAVACPITSELEEISLKAAKAVGGGVLGIDCMESPEGLLVHEVNNTVEFKNTVPTTGVNIQGLIIDYAVNLAKH
- a CDS encoding M20/M25/M40 family metallo-hydrolase, which encodes MQNYVIDLLTKMLEIYSPSGRETKLTEFLFSKLEELGYDTKIDEIGNLVGSIGEGNPTILLCSHLDTVPGFIPVKVKNGFLYGRGAVDAKASLASMIVAGANFAAHSSQGRVLIAGVVDEERKSRGIKYFVKKPSSIHYAIFGEPSGVQNITIGYKGSLHFKITCRTPSGHSSAPWMYTNAIEKAFEVWKTLETSLSNKMKGNSLFYSLTTSLTKIRGGTNFNIIPGICEIHIDVRVPPPFKCEDIKNEAQTVLQQFHLANPEVNINLKILDQNEPFETNGRSKLVHALTWAIREVTGKPAKLLRKTGTGDMNILGNQLKIPVVTYGPGDSHLDHAPNEHIAISEVLKSVKIYEKTLAKLVELHLNP
- a CDS encoding aspartate aminotransferase family protein, translated to METEDAHTAHVYQKFNLVIEKGSGAILWDINGKRYIDCMGGYGVSLVGHCHPRVVEAIHNQVEKLITCHGSLYNKTRVELLERLVKISPRGLEKIYLCNSGAEAVECAIKLARKHTGKNEIIAFTGSYHGKTLGALSATWNPKYREPFEPLVPGFKFVPFGKIEKVDEAISEKTAAILIEPIQGESGIHVPPNGFLEALRKLCNEREILLIFDEVQSGLGRTGKMWASEHWGVVPDVMCVAKGIAGGIPMGATLATADIMSSLKMGEHTSTFGGNPLACAAASATIDVILEEKLVERAAVIGEYFKKQLSQLQEQSKIIRELRGLGLMLGMELRFDVQDILSKAINQGVILLYAGKTVLRFLPPLIIEKTQIDTVVNVLKNIISEEERIKLQHN